CTACCAAACCTCTTGGAGGGGTTTATCTTTAAATGAGCctgcagaaaaaaaaaacaaaataattaaacatgtaaccagtttcaaaaaatataaacatgaaaAATTGATAAGTACTTTACATTTATAAAACCACTTATATGTATTTAACTTTGTATGGTtgaaatatacatataaaaaaaaaacaattcattCACTAAGGTAACCAGTTAAAAAATCATTAAGCAAAATCGTTCACTATTATCTGCAAAGTAACCAGGTACACATGTAACTAGGTACACATGTAACcaggtacaaaaaaaaaaaaaacagtttaacaaaaaaaaaaacacaacaataacaataaaacaaacacaaaacagaATTGAAAATTATGCAAATTAACTACAAATCTACAAGAAATCAgatacacaaccataaaaaaataaaacaaacagaaTCCACATGTAACTAGGTACACATGTAACCAggtacaaaaaaaataaaatagtttaacaacaaaagaaaacacaacaataacaataaaacaaacacaaaacagaATTGAACATTATGCAAATTAACTACAAATCTACAAGAAACCAGATACACatccataaaaaaataaaacaaacagaaTCCACCGAATGTGAAACATAATAACAAAAACATAAACAGAtgaacaattttttattattatacttaAAAAATAAACGCATACCACAACATGTTTAGTCTCATGAGAATCATCTTCAGCATCCTTACTACCAGATGCACACGAATCCTTCGTCTCTTTAACAGTGGAAGGCGATTTACTTGTCTTCCTTGCAACAGAGGAAGGGGATTTACTCTTCTTCCTTGCAACAGACTTCAAATGTGTAATGTTATTCCTTCGAGGAAGAATCTCACCAATTTCATCCCCTACATTCTTCGATTCATCCTCTACTATACCAGAAATTTTCTTCTCAGAACCAGAAACACCACCGGTTTCTCCAGAGTGATCCATGACAGAACTTCGAAAATTAAAATATACAATGCActgcataaaaaaaaaacaaataacacaaatgaaaaaagaataacagatatacatatatatagagcaCAAATTACAAATAACTACCCATAAACTTCCCAAAAAATAAACTGATCAAAAACTGACAAAAACCCCACTAAAAAACTGACGATAAAATCGTgcacaaaaaataaaaaccacCATTAACACAGATTAAAAAACAACCACCCACGACAGAAAAATAGATAATACAAAGAAAAATTAACAAtcaatatacattaaaaaaaaaaaaaaaaaaataaaccctGAAATCGGGTACTCACCGATACGAAAACACCACAAAGAGGCACAAGTCCACAACGAGAAACTTATAAAAAtcctaagaaaaaaaaaaaatgaacacaaaaaatcaaatgctgaaggaaagaaaaaattCGAACCAAACGATATATAAAAAACGTGATACTGAAGCAAACGGAAAATACATACCTGAAACCAGGTACTCACCGAGACAAAGACACGCACAGAGGGCACAAAATCCACAACGAAAAACTCAAATAAACCCTAAAACAGAACGAAAACTAAGAACAAATATCACCACTGAAGAAAACGTGATGCTGAATAAAATATACTAATATAATGAAGAAAACGTGATGCAGATAAAAACGTGAGAGAGCATATCTACTCAAGTACCTGCATGCATACTGGGAATTGAtttccttacaaaaaaaaaatcaaaaaaataaaaataaaaataataaacaaaatactTAAAATGACTGAAAAGCCctcacaaaaattcacatatatgcataatAAATAACTACTGAATTaaaattttcttacaaaaatgtttactaaaataataaaaataataataataagaagacaGAAATTCCCTCATAAAAATACCCATatagaataaataaacatatacaaaaaaatataggatacagaagcaatattttgataaatatgggaaaacaaaacccataaaaaaggaaaacaacaaaaaaaaaaccataaaaaatgtacacaaaaaaaaaagccatatatatcaaattttattgatttttttttccatatttcaTGTAAATTCATCTTTATGTAACGTTATGTTATATCCTCTTGGCCCATttttaaattaagaaaaaattcaTGTGTTTGTTAACATGACTTATATAACCTCATTCTAATAGGAATCGAATAACTTTTATCTTTCACCATATGTTGAATCGTTAACCAGTGACCGTATATAATCCTAACTCCAAATGATGATTTAGTTATTTAATTAGCTTTGCACGTAGTCACAAGCCTGTTCAAGATTAGCAAGTTCCAAAATCCTAAGGCACTCTTTTTTACATCAATTTTAGACATTTGGATCAAGCTTAATCCAATTGTCAAAATTTATTGAAAAGATAAGTTTTGTTATTCTTTTTAGGTAGGCAGAGAAACTTAAATAATAGACTATTGTCAACTTCATAAAATTTTGATTTGTGTTTCTCTGCTTATTCTAGTGTCCACTATGATTTATGGATGACCATGACCACCTTTTTGCAATATAAAGTGACATATTCCCtttaaaaagtaaaataaacTCTTGAATAAGCAGAGAAAGACAAATCAAAATTTCACGCCATAGCTACAGATCGAAAGAAAGAAAACGATAGAAGAGAAGAGAGATTTGAGAAAGTGAGTCTGAGAGAATGAGCTTTGGTGATGATGAGAGAGTGATACTTTAACCACAATTTCTAGTGTTAGCTTAATTGTATTCCTAGGCCAATATTTAAAGAGCCCATGGAATTAGCTTAAAATTTTGGCCCAATTTTTCATTCAATAATAACACTTTTTAAAcaatgttattttttaatgtataatAGAAAAATCTAAATTGCTGTAGtgattataatacttttttaattgAGTTATAATCATGTGTTGTAGAAATAGTATTTTGTTGGAGTTTATATCATATTTTtgttatataatttaataatgtTTACAGTTATATGTGTCAATACAATTATATATATGGGTTTGTCATAGGAATGCCACATGGATGTATGATGAATTTATATGTGTATGTTGTATAATTTGTGATAATAATGGTAGCAATTTTTATAGTAAAGTGTTAGTTAATCCATATTTATGCGTATAAAAATGAATCTGTTGTTTGATAAAATTGCATAACCAATAATTTggtatttaattatatatatacacacacacgcTACGTATGAGATTGTTAAAACTTTAGCCTTATTAATTGTGAGTTTACCGTTTTCCACAtacttgttattattgattgataaCTAATACTTATTTTGATGGGTTGGTAACCATTTGGTtctgtatttttgtaaagtattattttggtattttttgttttcaataatgcttatatagtacactgtattttaaaatagtacatatttggtaccctaaactcaaatttaattaataaaattttaccaattcaATCAAGCTGCTGTCAATTATATaagttcaaaatttaaatttaattacttaattatatataactgatgacagtttgatcatattgacaaatttttatctattaaatctgagtgtagggtatcaaatatgtataattttaaaatataaagtaccatataaatattattaaaaataaagagtacaaaaataatattttgcaaaaacataaagTACCAAATAACTAAATTcctatttttatataatataagacatatatatatatattcatcaaTGTTACGGTTCTTTgtcattaatataatttattaattataacattgCACGTGCACGTtatgtatattttatttaaaaacaaaacaaaggtgAATAAATATATAAGAGAAAACTTGAAAGCCAAAAAAACATCAGCCGTGTAATTTTCTCTTTATTATgcattatgaattatttttatacataaatatataataattaagcCTTAATTTTATTACGTAGGTTTTAGAATTAATATGCTTATTATATCTCTAAGATCTTACGTAATATTAGATAtgtcatatatatatgtgtgttttttAGATGTTCGACTTTTAAACTCAGAATATCAAATGTTGATTTGACAACTTCTAATAAGTCTCTTCAACAATTAGATGCATCGTTTATTCGATATAATtgaattttcaaagaaaaaagTGTTCTTAGACTTAGTAATACATGCATTCAAATGAAGTAGTATTGTCTTGATTTCATGCTTCCACAACTAAGTAATAATTATCGATCGATTTTACAGTGAAGGAGCCACAaacttattttaattaaggaactagaatttaaaaatgaaaaaaaattgagaGGTCTAATAACATAGGGCCCGTTTGGTaaattttttgttatttaaatttttaaatatgaaaatgaaaatatatatatttttttaaaaaaaataaaaatatggttggtaattatttttgttttttgtttttaaaaataaaaaataataaacgtgtttgataatttttatttttattttttgtttaacaatatgaagtgttgatttgaagagagtagaaaaaaatgaaaattgtttaaaaaaaatttgaaagtgaaaaatttttattttcaaaatttaataaattttatttaaaatttaaaaaaataataaataaaaatagagttatcaaacacattttatgtttacttttcaaatttctaattaattaaataaaaactatttttttaagtgttaccaaacagtcctataatttttttaaaaattatttatttttgaaattccATTCCTAATTagactattatttatttatttataataattattattattgcattAGGAAAGAAGGAATTCGAACTTAGAACAAAAAGTATAAGCTATGACAATCACCacttattatttataattattcttACTAATTAACTCTCTACACATAATAAAGTATATGAAACTATGTTAGCCCGTTTCAAAATGTAAAGTTGTATTTATTGGAGTTTTCATATTgatattgatattattttaattgtAGTACTTTCATATTTTCTCTGCGAACCattcaaaataatattaatattggTTTCTTTTGTGTATTGGCTATAATTAAATATTGATAATAATGAGTACAATAATGGTTGGGTCATTCATATATCACACACAAAAATTATGAAATGTTGTTGTAACTAATTTCAAATCATTACATAATTTAATATTGTTTGGtccattaaaaaatattattagtgactaaaattaaatatacattattatgtaatatatattagtggtccctaataataataataataatcttatttaatgATGTGATTTTAAAGGCCTATGATGACATATATATTGAATTATTTGGTTAGCTCATCTTTCTATTAAATCCAATATGTGGGACATTCAAAATTCCATATTATATCGTAAAAAATTTGATGAaatcatatttctttttatatcattttattaataataaaataagagaaaGTAGAATTCATGGGGTGTCCCCATAATAAAAAAAGAACACTCATGACTCATCAATTATAAATATTGGAATTATCTCATAAAAATTTGTTCAACAAAtgcaatataattttatttttatttttatttttattgtataaTGTGCAAAtcgaaattaaaatataatttaggaCATTTTAATTAGTGCCTAGAGTACTACTAATTAAACAGTcaagtttttaaaaataactacTTGGtcctattaatttaaaaaaacacattataatgataatcatacaTGCACACATGCGactttaattaattgattaattactatattaatttttaattaattagcaCAATTTATTGGTATCATCTTGATCACATTATTATAATTTCATGCCATACTTTTTTCTACAAACATCAAACCCAATTACCCCTTGAGCAAGAAAAGGGACAGAaagtgaaaataaaatagaataaaaatattctAATGCGACATTTCCAACtggatttaatttattttgacaaactcatatatatttattttctttattttattttttccaaacaaaaaaaaaacatatagttCCTTACTCAGCACGAAAACTTATTAAAACAAATCAATATTATAATAAGTACAAAGGAGAATTAATAATACAAGAGTATAACAAAACAAACAGCTAGCTTTGAAcaagtataaaaaaaaattatttacaagaaactaaaagaaatgaaagaatcTGATATTGGTATAATTGATTTACATTTTTTTGTTTATAACAAACAAAACCCAACCAATCAAACCATATATAAAGTATTGAAATAATTCACAAAATGGAGAAATAATGCTCTTAAAAAATGCACAAACTCTCCATGACCATATaaaccaaaaaaattaattaataaccaACCATATTAATaaaaatgttatttaataaaatgaCGATCGTGATGAACCAAAACCAAATCTCCACCGTCGATCATCATCGTCATCGTCATCGTCATCAAGGGCTCCTCCAATTGAACCTGTTAGCCCTATTCGAGTACCGAATCTGCAAAGAAACTTGCCTCTCCATCTGAAGCTGACGGCGAAAGTTGTTGATAAACATCTCAGCCCTCTGATCAACATCAAAACTAGTTTCCCGATCAGGCGTCGACGTCGAGTAATTATTAGGGTAACTGGTCGTCCTCTGAAGTGGTAACGATACTCCTGATGATGATCTGGAATTAGACGATGATGACCCAACTGCAGAATAATACTCTTGTTCGGACCACTCGCCGGAGTTgttttcttcctcttcttcttcggATTCTTCGTCGTCGTAGGCCGCTATTAATCCCGGCCGGTCGTTGAAGCTGAAGCGGTGTTGGGAGGCCATAGAGCGGCGGCCGATCATGGTCGCCACCCGCCACCGGTGGACGTTGAAGTTTATCAAAACCCTCACCTTCTTCACCGCCGTTCTTAACCTGCTCAGTAAGAGCCACTTGTCCGTAGCCATGTTTGTTGTAGAAAAATAATATGAATGAATGTTTTTGTGTCTCGATTTTGGGATATTATGCTAAGAAAATGACTATATAAAGGTGTTTGGGAAGTGGGGTTTTATTTATATATGACTAATgtggataatatatatatatatgtatatatatagatagatagatgatgatgatgatacgAAGTTTCATGCAAAGCAAATAAGAAGCGTATTAAAATGGAGGACCGCGTGCTGTGAGTGTGAGAGAGAATATGAAGGCTACGCAAGTTGAATTATAAAGTTATAAACTGTGTTGGTCAATTCAATTGTTGAACAAGTCTTCTTTTTctgcttttctttttgtttttttataaaaaaatacataaaattgtatTGGATAATTCTACAATTCCCCTCTTGTATGGTCATTTTCTACTAGTATATTATAGTTAACGGTGTCACCCTACTAATTTTTGGAAAACTTCTACTAATTTACAGTGTCCAAATTAGATTTCAAACCGTCTATTTAGTATTTTCCACGCATATAAAAAATTTAGTCACGACTGCAACTGACATTTCGTAATCTAATTTTGGTatagtaaattattcaaaatttctcgaAAATTGGGAAGTTATTTGCTTGAACTCTAATTTGGGCACAGTAAATTATTAGGAATTTCTCAAAAATTGGtaaattatttgcttttactATACTATACACTATCATAACAAAATAATTGGgttataatttttctaaattCCAGAATTAAAAATGTCCATACGGTAGGGACATAAAAAAAAATGGCCTTACCAAATAATTAACTTTGATTGCTTGAGTTATTTGAGATtgtttttagatttttaattaggctttatttaattattaataattatccCATGTTTATACGTATAGGTTAGGATGATCTCATTATGGTAATATTTAATTAGTGTTGAAAATATGATTCTGTTTGGGCTGGCTTTTAACTACATTATTAGGTCTTAACTAAggataaatgttttttttttttttgttaaaagatACTTAACACAAATTGAATACCGTTTTCTTAAAATATTATATACACATAATTAATAATTCATTAGTATTCTCTATTTTTGGCTTATATTTAATAGTGAAATAAttctatttgattttttttcttcaagaaaatgatAAGTAAAAGTTAAGCTTGTATTACTTCTTCTTCTTGACATATGATACTTCTACGTGTGAGAAACACTCGTATAAgtaatataaagttttttttttatttttttttatagacaATTTTACAGCTATATATACCCAATTATTTCAAACATatattagttatttatttattaattccttCTAGAAATCTCATGATTACTTAATACTTGATATAACTGATTAGCGCGTAGAAGtaaattgatgatttgaaagagacATGGTTACTTAGAAACTGAAAACTCTCAACAAATATATATTTCGGCGAAACTGACTGCTTCTTTCTTCAAATTCTTATTATATAAAAACGTACAAATATAAatctaaatataaatatttatatatatatgtgtgtgtgtgacgTCAGCTTCTAATTAAATTCATAAGTCATcaagaaaatgatagaaatataaTGTATGGTTAAACCTAAATGTGGAATGTTAAAAGTGCATTAAATCCAAATCAAGAAAAGACAGAAGAAAAACAAGATTAGTGGattagttaataattaattattttatgaatATACCTAATACTTTTTATTGGCTCAAAAAGTTGTGAGAATCTTaggttattatatatatatatatggttcgACCTTACTTTTCATTAATTAATACtattatataataaattatatatagtaAATTAGTAGTTGTGACCAACCTAACTATCCACACATACTATGTTGTCCAATTTTAATTTGACTTACTGTTAAACCTTGCTGCATATgctcttatataaatatatatattattttatgggGCGGCATTGCAATTTTTTAATgcttattataattataattttgctTCCTATATCTATATATCTACAtttaatattttatcaaataataatattatttaattaaattaataaatgttctcttttaattttaatttttttgtgacTTTTAACTTTTTTGGGAAAAAAACAAAGCCTCCACCCAAAAATCGAAGTTAAAGCCTCCACCCTAGTAAAGTGTCTCTATATATGAGTAATAATTCATAGTAGACATAGAATAAGCTAACTGTCCCACCTCCCTTCAATAAAAGTTAATTAACGTatctaaatataattataatttcatcttttaaaatttctagcattatttaataataatattttttattgcattgagaaatgatatgattttattaatTGAAGTTCCCATATGATGTCACCTCTGCTAATTACAAAGTAAAACATGCGTAAAATAGTTCTTTCTCGATgaagatttttattttaaaggaaTTTTAATAGTcgaaaaatgatatatatatatatttttaatttagaataagttttatatatttttcttggAAAAGAGAGTTTTATATAAATGTTCAAAGTAAgtatttttttgcaaaattacTCATTTAGTGTCGGTCAATTTGTATAGTGACGGATATTTTTGCTCTAATGTTTCTTCGAGTTTGGTGACCTGATTTGTTTCATTTTTTGAAATATGGAAGGCTTCAAGGGCCCTCATTATTTTGCGAGTATAGTCGGAAGGGAACGTCTCCCAATGAGTGTCTTCTTCTGGTTTGGGCCATAATTCAAGAGGTATAATCTGATTCTTCTTA
The Humulus lupulus chromosome 6, drHumLupu1.1, whole genome shotgun sequence DNA segment above includes these coding regions:
- the LOC133783114 gene encoding uncharacterized protein LOC133783114 translates to MATDKWLLLSRLRTAVKKVRVLINFNVHRWRVATMIGRRSMASQHRFSFNDRPGLIAAYDDEESEEEEEENNSGEWSEQEYYSAVGSSSSNSRSSSGVSLPLQRTTSYPNNYSTSTPDRETSFDVDQRAEMFINNFRRQLQMERQVSLQIRYSNRANRFNWRSP